The following nucleotide sequence is from Pseudonocardia sp. C8.
CCTCGGTCGGCGCGACCGCCACCGACCAGGCCGTCGCGCGGGTCCTGCGCCGCTCGGAGGTGCCGGTGCTGCTGGCCGCCACCAAGGTCGACGACGACCGGCTCACCGCCGACACCGCCGAGCTGTGGCGGCTCGGGCTGGGCGAGCCGCACCCGGTGTCCGGCCTGCACGGCCGCGGCTCGGGCGACCTGCTGGACGCCGTGCTCGAGGTCCTGCCCGATACCCCGCGCGACGACTTCGGCGCCGCCGGCTCCGGCCCCCGTCGGGTCGCGCTGGTCGGCAAGCCGAACGTCGGCAAGTCCAGCCTGCTCAACAAGCTGGCGGGCGAGCAGCGGTCGGTGGTGCACGACGTCGCGGGCACCACCGTCGACCCGGTGGACTCCCTGGTCGAGCTGGACGGCGAGGTGTTCCGGTTCGTCGACACCGCCGGTCTGCGCAAGCGGGTCAAGATGGCGTCGGGGATGGAGTACTACGCGTCCCTGCGGACCAGCTCGGCGATCGAGGCCGCCGAGGTCGCGCTGGTGCTCATCGACGCGTCCGAGCCGATCGCCGAGCAGGACCAGCGGGTGCTGACGATGGTCGTCGAGTCCGGCCGGGCGCTGGTGATCCTGTTCAACAAGTGGGACCTGGTCGACGACGAGCGCCGCCACCAGCTCACCCGGGAGCTGGAACGCGACCTCATCAGCGTCCGCTGGGCGGAGCGGGTGAACGTGTCGGCGCTGACCGGGCGGGCCACCCAGCGGGTCGCGCCCGCGCTGCGCCGGGCCCTCGCGTCCTGGGACACCCGGATCCCGACCGGCCGGCTCAATCAGTGGTTGAAGGACCTGGTCGCGGCCACCCCGCCCCCGGTCCGCGGCGGCAAGCAGCCGAAGATCATGTTCGCGACGCAGGCGGCGACCCGCCCGCCGACGTTCGTGCTGTTCACCTCCGGGTTCCTGGAGGCGGGCTACCGCCGCTTCGTCGAGCGGAAGCTGCGCGAGGAGTTCGGGTTCGGCGGTTCCCCGGTACGGGTGTCGGTGCGGGTCCGCGAGAAGCGCCCGCGCAAGAAGTGAGCCGGCCCTTCTCAGGAACGTAACCGCGCGGATCCCCGGACCGAGACCGCCACCGTGACGGCGTTCGAGCGCTGGTGGATCTGGCACGCCCGCACGGCGTGCCAGATCGCGCTGGCCCGCTGCGGCGGCACCGCGCTCGTCGACGACGCGTGCACCGAGGCGTCCTGGTACGCCGACCTGCTCCACCCGTGGGACGGCCGCGGCTGCGAGCCCGACGCCCGGGTGTACGCCTGGCTGAGCATCCTGGTGGCCCGGCGGGACCTCGCCGAGCGGGCCCGCGCCGCGCGGCTGCCGGCGGGGACCGGCCTGGATCGATGATCTCCCCCTCACTAGCCTGATGCGGGTGACCGACACCGCGGCGCGTGCCTTCCACGGCCGCGCCGCCGAGCTGGAGCTGCTGCAGTCCGCCCTGCGCGGCGCGGCGGAGGCCGGTGCGTCGGCCGTGCTGCTCGGCGGGGACGCCGGGGTCGGCAAGACCCGGCTGGTCGCCGAGTTCGGGCGGGCAGCGGCCGGCGAGGGGGCGGTCGTCCTCACCGGGCGGGCGCTGGACATCGCCGACGCCCCGTCGTTCTGGCCGGTCGTGTCCGCCCTGCGGGCGTACACCCGCACGGGCGCCGGCCCGGTCGCGCAGGCGTTCGGCGAGGCCCTCGACCGGCTCGACGACACCGGCGGCGGCGCCCGGGACCGGGTCGGGATGCTCGGGGAGCTGAGCTCGCTCGTCGGGCGGGCGGCCCGCACCGCGCCGGTGGTGCTCGCCGTCGACGACCTGCACTGGGCGGACCGCTCCACCCGCGACCTGTTCGCCTACCTGCTCGCCGGCCTGGGGACCGAGCCGGTCCTGCTCGTCGGCACCTACCGCGACGATCCCGCGGGTGGTGTCCCGGCCGCGCTGCTGCCGCTGGTCAGCGAGCTGCGCCGGCACCGGACGGTCACCTTCCGCCGGATCGAGCCGCTGACCCGCGCGGAGCTCGCCGAGCTGGTCCGGGTCTGGGTGCCGGACCGTCCGGACCTCGAACCGCTGGTGTGGAAGCACTCGAGCGGCAACGTCTTCCTCGCCGAGGAGACCGTCCGGGCGGTGCTCGACGGCGACCCGCACGGGGTGCCGCAGACGGTGCGGGAACTGGTCCGGGCCGGGACCGCGGCGTTGACCCCGCCCGCGCGGGACGTCGTGCGGGCGGTGGCAGCCGGGGTCGGCGACGTCGAGCACACGCTGCTCGCCGCCGTCGTCGACCGGCCGGGGGCGGAACTCGCGGCGGCGGTCCGGGAGACGGTCGAGGCCGGCCTGCTCGTCGTCACCGCCGGTGACGGCTACGCGTTGCGGCACGGCCTGATGACCGAGGTCGTCGCGGGTGACCTGTTGCCCGCCGAGCGGATCGAGCTGCACGGCCGGTACGCCCGTGCGCTCGCGGTCCGGGCCGGCAGGCCCGGTGCCGCGGCCCGGCTCGCCCACCACTGGCAGAAGGCCGGGCACCCGGAGCAGGCCCTCGAGGCCACCGTGGCGGCCGCGGAGGAGGCCGAACGGCTACGCGGCTACGCCGAGGCGCACCGGCACTGGCTGCGGGCCGCGACCCTGCCGGTCCCCGGCGCGGCGGCCGCGCACGGCGGCTACCTGGAGAAGGCGGCCGCCGCGGCCGAGCTCGCCGGCGACCACGACTCGGCGGTGGCGCTGCTGTCCGAGCGGCTCGCCGGGCCGGACGCGCCCACCGGGCTCGACGAGGCCGTCCTGCGGGCCCGGCTGGGCCGCTACCTGATGTCGGCGGGGCAGGCGGGGGAGGCGGAGGAGGCCTTCCGGCGCGCCGCGGCCGCCCTGCCCGAGGTCCCGTCCCCGGGCGAGGCCGACCCGTCCGACGCGGCCCGGGCCGAGGTGCTCGCCGGGTACGCGGCCGCGCTGCTGGAGCGGGCCGACTTCGCCGGGGCCCGCACGGTCGCCCAGCAGGCCCTCGCACCCGCCCGGCGGGTCGGCGAGCCCCGGGCCGTCGCGTCCGTGCTGGGGGTGCTCGGTTTCGGTGCCGCCTACACCCGCGACGGCGAGGCCGCCCTCGAGGCGCTGACCGAGGCGGTCGACGTCGCGGACTCGACCGGTGACCCGGTCACGCTGGGGGAGTGCCTGCTGCGCCGGGCCGAGCTGCTGTCCGGTCCGCTCAACGCCCTCGACGACGGCGTCGCCGCCGCCCGCGCCGGGGCCGAGCGGATGGCGCAGCTGGGGCTGGACCGCACGGCGTCGGTGTCCCTGCGCGCCCTGGCCGCCAACGCGCTGTTCCGCAAGGGCGCCTGGGACGAGGCGGAAGCCGAGGTGGCGTCCGCGTGGGCGGCGGCCCCGGCCGGCACCCCGATGATCGAGCTACGGCTGGCCAGGGCCCGGCTGCGGATGGGGCGCGGCGACCTCGACGGCTCCGAGGAGGATCTCGCCGCCGTGGAGCTGGTCGCCGGGTCGACCGGCCTGCCGAAGCTGCGGCTGCCGCTGCTCACGCTGCGGGCCGGCCTGGAGATGTGGCGCGGCCGCCCGGAGGCCGCGTTCGCCTACGTCGGCACCGGGCTGGACGTCGTCGAGTCCGGCATCGACGACGTCTGGGCGGTCGCCCCGCTGGTCTGGCACGGCGCCCGGGCCCATGCCGAGGCCTTCCTGGCCGGGCGGGCCCCGGACGCGAGCGAGCTGCGGCGGCTGCGCCGGCACCGCCGCGACCTGATCTCCCGCGGCGAGCGGTCCGATCCCGCGCTGCGGGGCGTGCTCGCAACCTACGAGGCCATGTGCGCCGCCGAGGACTCGCGGATCACCGCCGGCGCCGACCCCGGCACCTGGGGTGAGGTCGCCGACCTGCTGGAACGGCTCGGCCAGCCGTACCCGACGGCGTACGCCCGGCTGCGCAGCGCGGAGGCCCTGCTCGGTGGGCGGCGGGCGTCCGGCGCCGCGGAGCTGGAGCGTGCCGCCGCCGGGGCGCAGGCGTTGCGGGCCGCGCCGCTGCTGGCCGAGATCGCCGGGGTCGCCCGGCGGGCCCGGATCGCGGTGCCCGACATCCCGGCCGCCCCGCCGGCGACACCGGTCCCGGGATCGTCGTCGCCGGTGGACAACCCGCTCGGCACCCTGACCGACCGCGAGCTCGAGGTGCTCGAGGTGCTGGCCGCGGGGGCGACGAACAAGGAGATCGCGGCCACCCTGTTCATCGCCCCGAAGACGGTCGGGGCGCACCTCGCCCGGATCTTCGCCAAGCTCGGCGTGACCAACCGGACCCAGGCCGCCGGCGTGCTGCGGAAACACCTCCCGCAACCCGAGCGGGTGGATTAGGGCCCTGCCGGGGCCGGTCTAGGGCATTCGCCCGATGGCCGCCGCGCCGCTGTCGGCGAGGCTGGACACCTCGCCGAACCGCGCAGGAGGCCCCGGTGACCACCATGATCGAACGCCCGCCGGGCGGGACGGGCGCGCCGCCGTCCCGCGGTCGTGACCGGGTCACCGCGCTGCTCACGGTCGTCCCCGAGGACGTCGACGGCGTCATCGGCCAGCTGGAGGACCTGCAGGAGATCCTCGAGGACGAGTACGGCCGGCGGGACGGCGTGGCCTGCTTCAACCACTTCTACCTGCAGATCACCCGCGGCATCCGGGCCCAGCTCGACGACGACCAGGTCACCGACAGGGACTTCCTGGCCCGCCTCGACGTCGAGTTCGCCCGCCGCTACCTCCGCGTGCTGCTCACCGACGCCCGGGGCGGCACACCGCCGCGCGCCTGGCGCGTGCTGCTCGAGCGGCGGTCGTACCGGCGGATCGACCCCGTCGAGTTCGCGGTCGTCGGGGTCAACGCCCACGTCAACCTCGATCTGGCCCCGGCCGTGGTCCGGACGTGCACGGTCCTGGGCCGCAGCACGCCCGGACCGGCCGAGCGGGCCGACTACCGCACCGTGAACGACGTGTTCGCGCTGCACATGAACACCGTCGTCGAGCACTTCCAGGGATGGCTCGGCGACTCCATCGACGGCACGATCGCCGAGCAGCTGATCGGCGCCGTCGCTGACGTCCCGTTGGTGCTGGCCCGCGAGGTCGCATGGCGGCAGGCCCTCGAGCTCTGGGACCGGCGGTCACGGCCGACCGAGTACGAGCGCGAGGTCGACGCCCTCGACCGGCGGACGGCGCTCATCGGGCGGGGGCTCCTCACGTTGGGAGCCTTGCGATGACACCCGTCCGTGTGGGGGACGGGCGGGTGTCATCGTCCCGGGTCGCGGGCGTCGCGGGGTCGCCCGCGACCGGGACGGTGCTCATCCTCGACGACCACGAGCTCGTCGGGTCCTCGCTGGCGGCCGCCCTGCGGTACGACGGCGAGCCGGCCCACTTCCGGCCGGCCCACTCGGTCCTCGACGTTCACGAGGCCGTCCGCGGTGTCGAGCCCGGGCTGCTGGTGCTCGACCTGGACCTCGGCCGCGACGCGCGCGGGCGCCGGGTCGACACCATCCCGCTGATCCCGGGGCTGCGGGCCGCCGGGTGGCGCATCCTGGTGCTGTCGGGCAGCTCGAACCCACTGCGGATCGGCGCGGCCCTGCACCACGGCGGTTTCACCTGGGTCTCCAAGGCGGCGTCGATGCCGGCGCTGATCGCGGGGATCCGGGAGGCCCGGGCCGGCCGGTCGCTGCTGCCGGCGGCCCGGCGTGAGGAGCTGATCCGGCGCTACCTCGAGTGGGACCGCAGGCAGCGGGCGATCCGCGACAGGCTCGCCACGCTCACCCGGCGCGAGCGCGAGGTGCTCGACCTGCTCGCCCGCGGCATGCGCGCCCAGGCGATCGCGAACCACTTCGTCGTGTCCCTGCCGACCGTCCGGACCCAGATCAGGGCCGTGCTCGCGAAGCTCGATGTGGGGTCGCAGCTGGAGGCCGTCGCCCTGGTGCGGAGCCTCGACTCCCGGGACGACACCCCCGACGTTCCGGAGCGGGGCGTGCGGTAGTCTTCTCCGTGCCCCGCGAGGGGCGGCCGGGACGTGGCGCAGCTTGGTAGCGCACTTGACTGGGGGTCAAGGGGTCGCAGGTTCAAATCCTGTCGTCCCGACGGTCGAAATGGCTGGTCAGGGCCGGTTTCCGTGGACAACGGGGCCGGCCCTTACTGGTCGGTAGGGCCGCTCAGTCAAGGTTTGGTCAAGCTCCCGCCCCGGAAAGCCCCAGAATCCCGCTCAACCGGGCCCCGGCTGCCTCGTGCTGCCCTGGCATCGAGTGCGCGTACACACTCGCCGTGATCGTGGGCGAGGAGTGCCCGGCCAGCTCCTGGACGACCTTGATCGGAGTGCCGTCGGCGAGGGCAAGGGACACCGCGGTGTGCCTCAGGTCGTGCAGGCGGATCACCGGCACGTCGGCAGCCTTGCACAGCACCTCGAACCTGTCGGAGAAGTGCTCAGGGTGCGGTGGCCGGCCGTCGTCGCGTACGACGACGTAGCCGGTCTCCTGCCAGTGCGGCCCGCACGCGAGCCGGGCTTCCATCTGGTGCTTCCGGTGCTCCCGCAGCAGCCCGACGAGCCCGGGGTCCAGGTGGATCGTGCGGCGCCCCGCGGCCGTCTTCGGCTCCGAAGTTTCAACCTTGCCGCCGACGCTGACCCGCGTGTGCACGATCCGCAGCGTCCCAGCGTCCAGGTCAACGTCCTGCCACCGCAGGCCAGCCACCTCACCGCGCCGCAGCCCTCGGGCGAGGAACAGCGCCCACGCCACGTACAGCGGGTCATCGGCAACGAAGGTGAGGAACTTCTGCGCCTCCGCCGCTGTCCAACACCGCATCTCCCGCTTCACCGCCCCGGGCCGGTCGACCAGTCCGGCGACGTTCCGGCTGACGTAGCCGGCCCGCTGAGCGTGATCGAGCGCCTGCCGCAGCACGCCGTATGCGACCTGACACGAACGCCCGGACAGCGGCCGACCACCCTTGCCGCCGCGGTCAGCAAGGTCCCGCAACATCCGCTCCACGTCCGCCGGGACGAGCGCGACCAGCCGCACCCCACCGATCGCCGGGATGATCCACGACCGCACCACGGCCTCGTACTGGCCGATCGTGGTCGACCGCCGTGGCGTGCCGGAGCGGGTGGCGCCGGTACGGACCGCCGGCAACCACACGTCGACCAGGAACCCACCCACGGTCATCTTCTTGTCCGTGGGCTCGGCGTAGGTGCCGTCCGCGATGCCGGCCAACACCTCGCTCAGGTGCCGCTGAGCGTCCCGCTTGCGCAGGAACCCGCCCTTGCTCCGCTGCCGACGTCGGCCGGTAGACGGGTCGGTGGCCCACCAGTACACCGTCCACCGTGGACGCTTCTCGGTGCCCCGGTTGCGGATCGTGCCTCTCATGATTGCGCCTTCCTCGCTGCGTACCGCCGTCGCGCATCGGCCCGTCGTTCCTCGGCCTGTAGCGCGTCCGTCAGCAGCATGATCGCTCCGGCGTTCTGATTCACCCGTCGTCGCTCGGCGTAGGCGCGGACGGCGTCCCGCAGTTCCGGCCGGCACCGGATGTACAGCACCACGTCTGCCACATCGTCGTCATCGGGCATGGCCCAATGCTAGCGCACCGCTAGCACAACCACCAGGTGCTAAGCCGCTGACCTGGGGTGGCCGATTTTAGTTGACACTCGCCGGACTGGCGAAACCAGAGTCGGGCGAGCGACAATAGAGGTGTGACGAGCACCCTGTCCGCCAGCAACCGCATCGACCCGCAGCGGTTCCTCACCATGGCCGAGGTCGCCGCAGAGCTGCGCGTTTCCCGCCGCACGATCGAGCGGCACGTCCGGGAAGGCACCATCCGGGCCATCCGGCTCGGGCGTCTCCGGCGGGTGCCCGCCAGCGAGATCGTCCGCCTCCGCGCCAGTGCCGGCAGCGGCTGACACCCCCGCACCCAGACGCGCACGCGCCGACGCCCCGCGGACGGAGCACCGCGCACAGATTGGCCCCGGTGATCTCGCCCAATCACCGGGGCCGGAACAGGATCATCAATGCCACCGCGGCACCACCCGCAGCCCGGCCAGGATAGCGCGGCCTGTCGCGACGACCAGCCCAGCTTGCTCGACATCGTCGAACCGGACACCACCACCGACAAGCCCGGCCGCGACACGGCCGAGCAGGGCACCGACGCGTGGTGGACCGACACGGCGATGAGGGCCATCCGGCGGCTCGCCGCGACCGGTAGGCCGTTCACCGCGTACGACGTGTCCGATCTCGGCGTCGTTGATCCCGATCACCCGGGCAGGTGGGGCGCACTGTTCGCCCGTGCCTCCCGCGAGGGTCTGATCACCTGCATCGGCGCCGAAGCATCCCGCCGACCCTCGCGGGCATCCGGCCTCTGTCGGCGATGGCGAGGGGTGGCACCATGACCGACACTGACCCGTGGGCCGAGACCAATCCGTCCACCGACGCCATCCGGTACGGGCGCCGCGCGCCGACGTTCGTCCCCGTGCCCGAGTGGATCGTCTGTGCTGGACTCAACGCGCAGGCTCTGGCGCTATACACCGTCCTGCTCGCACACGTGAACCGCGTCCGGGGCGACGGTGCGGCATGGCCTGGACAGGATGCACTCGCCGAGCTGCTCGGCTACACCAACCGGAAGACCATCTCCCGCTACCTGCCTGAGCTGACCGCGATCGGCGCTGTCGAGGTCACGACACAGACGCTCAAGACCGGCCGACGGAACGTCTACACGGTCAACGAACTGCCGCCCGACGAGTACACCGGCCCGCGCTCGCTCACCGCGTTCTACGCGACTAGGACTGAGCCAGTTGGGGGAACGTCCCCTCCAGGGGACGATGGGTCGTCCTCGCTAGGGGACAACGGGTCGTCCCCTACAAGGGACATGAATCAGAGGAACCGAACCAGAGGAACCGAACCAGACGAAGGAACCTCTGGCGACGCTTCCCCAGCGGGGGGTCATCGCGCAAGCGCGCTGACCGCAACGAAGGTCATCTACACGCCTCGTGGATTCGATCAGTGGGCTGAGGACTGCGACGCGATCCAGTACCTCGTAGCTGCCGCCATCAAGACCATGACCACCGCCGGTCTCGCCCCGCATCACGACGCTGCCGATGCAATCGGGCGCACGCTTACCGGGCTTGCCGAACGCGGTCACTCACGGGCCGACCTCGCGGCCTACGTCGAGCAGTGGGTGAACGAAGCAGGCACCACCCGTGGAGCCGGATGGCTCGCATCGGTTCTCCAGTCACCACCGACCTCGAACGGTACCGACCCCGACAAGTGTCCTTTCTGACCCCACACGGGAGAACCCATGATCGTCTGCAACACCTGCAACTGGGCCGAGGCCGAGCCCGGGGCTGAGGACTGTCGCGAGTGCCACCGGATGCTCACCGAGCACGTGGTCCCGACCCCGTGCGCGACCTGCGGTCAGGTCGCGTCGGCGCGCCGGGACGCTGATCCGGCCTCGGTGCGGTGCTGGTCATGCCGCGACGGGATCACGGCCGCACCGCTGGTGGTGCCCCGGCCCGCGCCCACCGGCGGGGAGCAGCTCGACCAGTGGGTCGGGAGCGAACCATGGACGTGATCGACGCCAGCACCTTGCGCGGAGTGATCCTCGCGCCCGACCCCGGCGGCGAGTGGGAACCGATCGAGCTGGCCGCGACATCGCCCGGACCGACCGACGCCCTGACGGTCGCGATCGAGTCCAGCGGTCCGGACCGCGCCGGACGGATTGCACGCGCCCTGCGTGAGCGCGGTTTCCACCCGGCCGTTGCCGCCGTCGTCGCCGCCTACGCCGGTCCGCACGACGATGCGCGACGTGCTCTCCGCGTCGCCGGCCGCCTGGACCTCGCCGATGCCCGCTCGGCGCTCGCCGGCCTCACCGCCCCCGCACCCCGCACACGGAAGGAAGCCACGATGACCGACTACCGCGTTCACGTTCCCGGCACCGGCCGGACCTTCGACGCCCGCACCGGCGCCGAGATCACGCCGGCCCAGCGGGCACACCCGGCCCGGTCGATCGGCCTCGCCTACGAGCAGGGCTACGGACTCCCGGCCGATGACCCGGGGGAGTGGGGGCCGATCCCCGACACCGAGGTCCGCGATCGGCACGGCCGGCTGATCGACCCGCCCACGCCGCCCGAGGCAGGCAACGTCGCGGCCCGGCCCCCGAGCGACGAGACGATCCGGCAGGTGCAGTGGCTGCGTCGGGAGTACCCGCACCTGTACGACTCCGGCCTCAGTGATCACGACCTGGCCAAGGACATGCTCGCCAGCCGGCCGATCATCGGCGGCGCGTTCGATCGGTCCGGCCAGCCCACCGCCCCGGCCGCCGTCGGGATGGCGATCGGTGGGTACGAGACCAACGATCGCCAGTTCTGCCGGGCCGGCGAGACCGAGATCGAGCGTCAGCAGCGGATCGCCGCGGCCGACTCGCAGAACCACGAGATCCAGGAGGCCCGGCGCTGGGCTGCGAAGTACACCGCCGAGCTCGGCCTCTGATCGATCAGAGAAGGGAGTGATCGCAATGGGTGGCAAGCCGAACCCGGGCACGCCGAAGGACAGGCGCCTGCGCGAGAACAAGCCCGCGCCGAAGAAGCGCGGTACGGCGTCCTCGTCGGGGAAGTCCGGCAGCTCGACGCGGAAGAAGTGATCGGCCCGGGGTCAACGTCGCCGGCCGACGCCGAACTCGGAGGCGTCGGACCCGGAATCGAAAGGGCCCTTGCTCGGCCTTCCTTCCGCCGGGCACGGCGGACTCTCCTCTGCCGCTCGGGCGCCTGCCCCGACCCCGTCCCGGCCGGGCCTCACCTCTCCTCGGGGAGCGCCCGGCCGGGACCTCCCGCCGATAGACTCGAACATGGTTTCGACACAACCCGACCGATCGGCAGCTCACCGGTGGCCACCACGATCCGTAGCCCACGAACCGAGGGCGACCCATCGAACCCCGTGGACGACCGACATCCGTCGTGGTCGTGTCGAGCGTGGGACCCGCACCTCGCTCGGATGCTGCGCATCGCCCGCCGCGCCGCCGGCCTCACCCAGCGCGACGTGGCCGCGCTCATGGGCTGCAACCGGGTCACGATCGCCCGGCTGGAAGGCGGCACCCGGGCGCCCAGCCGCCTGTTCGCCGGCCAGCTCGCCGCGGTCCTGCACCTCGACAACGGCCAGCGGGCCGCGCTGCTCGCCGGCGCCCGACCGACCAGCCCGTACCGGACCCACCGTGGAGATCAGCCCGGATGAGCCTCGTCCAACGCGGTACCGCCCACCGACCGGACGCCGACGATCAGCCCGCGCCGCCCAAGCCCGTCCGGCTGCCCGCCTGGCAGCGCGACGAGATCACCCACCGGGCCCGGATCACCGGCCAGCGCCCGACCGAGATCCTGACTGCGCTCGTTGCCTACGCCCTGAACGAGCTACCGCCCGGGTGGCGCCCGTAGCACGGTGGAGGGGGCGGCCGGTGCCCTTGCCCGGCGCCCGGCCGCCGTGCGCCCCGAGGTCCACCCACGGGTGCGGCACCGACACTACCGCGCACGATCCCGCCGTCCGGAGCGTGACAAGTGCGTGACACGCATGGTCCACATGCCATCTGACCTGCGCATCTCTGCGCCCCATCTGATACCGGGTCAAACGGTCCGACGGTCAGGTCGACGAGCGATCTCGCGACGGGATCTCGTCGTCCGCAGGACGGCGGACCGGTGGAAGGGGGCTCAGGCCCCCCTGCTCGACCGTCGCGAACCGCTCGCGCGCCGACTGGCGGGTCACGCCCAGCATCGTCGCGATCTGGCCCCAGCTCCGCCCGTTCGCCCGCGCCGCCGCTACCGCCTCGGCAACCTCGGCCTCAGCCTCGGCGCTGGCCACCACGGCCCGGCCCAGCCGACGCAAGTCGGACGCATCCGATCCCGGCGCCGAGACCTCCGCCGGGTCCAGCGCGTCCAACGCCTGCTCGGTCTCCCGAGCGGCACGCCGCAACTGCTCCACTGTGCGGGGCACGGTCATCACCTCTCAGAGCTGGTCATAGAACTTGCGTCGCAGCGGCATCGCATGGATCACCACGGGCAGTTCGTCTTCGTCGTCATCGAGCACCACCACTTCCAGCAGGCGCCCGATCCGATCGCCGCCGATGTAGAGATCCCGGTCACCACCCGCAACGATCCGTAGGGCGTTCCGCACCGCGTGCTCGATGTCAGCGTCAGCGATCCCGTGCTTCCGGGCGCTGTCCGCAATCTCCACCCTGACAGGGTAACCTGTCATTGGCAACATCGGGCCGGACAGAGTTCCGGCGCTGTGGATCTTCGCAGTAGAGTCCCGCGCCATGACCCCGCCCGACGAACCTGCCGGTCAGGACCCGACCGCCGTCGCCGCCCAATACGATCTGGCCGCCGCGCTCGAACGGCACACTCATGCCATCGAGAAGCTCGTCGACGCCCTCGACACACACGTCAGCGTCATGGCCGGCATGCCCGCCACCTTGGAGGCGCACACCACGGCGATGCAGGACCACCGCGGCGCGATGGACAATCTGGCCAACGCGATCACCGACCACATCGGCGCCATCCGCGAACTCGACTGACCGGCGCCTACCAGCCCGCATAGCTCCAGCACTGCCGGACCAGCGGCCGGCGGGCCATCGCGACGAGCCTGCAGCTCATCGCGGTGAAACGGGTCCTCTGATCGGAGATCACACGGATCGGCTTGGCGTGAGACCCCTGGACGCCACGACCTGGCCTGCCGCCCTACTCGGCGGCAGCAGCCTTCCGGCCTGCTGTGGTGATCTGCGCCGCGAACGCTCGCGCCTGGCTCGCTTTCGCCTGCTCGACCTGCACGGACCACTGGAAGTCCGGGCCGTCCACCACGAGCCACGTTTCCCGGGTGTCCACCTTCTTCTGCCACCCGTGGGCACCCGGGATCGCAGTCCGCGTTAACGTCGCCCGACCCGACACGCCACCTGTGTTGTCCA
It contains:
- a CDS encoding helix-turn-helix domain-containing protein, whose translation is MTDTDPWAETNPSTDAIRYGRRAPTFVPVPEWIVCAGLNAQALALYTVLLAHVNRVRGDGAAWPGQDALAELLGYTNRKTISRYLPELTAIGAVEVTTQTLKTGRRNVYTVNELPPDEYTGPRSLTAFYATRTEPVGGTSPPGDDGSSSLGDNGSSPTRDMNQRNRTRGTEPDEGTSGDASPAGGHRASALTATKVIYTPRGFDQWAEDCDAIQYLVAAAIKTMTTAGLAPHHDAADAIGRTLTGLAERGHSRADLAAYVEQWVNEAGTTRGAGWLASVLQSPPTSNGTDPDKCPF
- a CDS encoding LuxR C-terminal-related transcriptional regulator, with product MTPVRVGDGRVSSSRVAGVAGSPATGTVLILDDHELVGSSLAAALRYDGEPAHFRPAHSVLDVHEAVRGVEPGLLVLDLDLGRDARGRRVDTIPLIPGLRAAGWRILVLSGSSNPLRIGAALHHGGFTWVSKAASMPALIAGIREARAGRSLLPAARREELIRRYLEWDRRQRAIRDRLATLTRREREVLDLLARGMRAQAIANHFVVSLPTVRTQIRAVLAKLDVGSQLEAVALVRSLDSRDDTPDVPERGVR
- the der gene encoding ribosome biogenesis GTPase Der, encoding MDRLGLDPAEFVAVDDEGNVTAGLDPDEVLPTPTLAVVGRPNVGKSTLVNRMLGRREAVVQDVPGVTRDRVVYDALWNGRRFKLMDTGGWEPDAAGLQAVVAQQAETAMRTADAVLLVVDASVGATATDQAVARVLRRSEVPVLLAATKVDDDRLTADTAELWRLGLGEPHPVSGLHGRGSGDLLDAVLEVLPDTPRDDFGAAGSGPRRVALVGKPNVGKSSLLNKLAGEQRSVVHDVAGTTVDPVDSLVELDGEVFRFVDTAGLRKRVKMASGMEYYASLRTSSAIEAAEVALVLIDASEPIAEQDQRVLTMVVESGRALVILFNKWDLVDDERRHQLTRELERDLISVRWAERVNVSALTGRATQRVAPALRRALASWDTRIPTGRLNQWLKDLVAATPPPVRGGKQPKIMFATQAATRPPTFVLFTSGFLEAGYRRFVERKLREEFGFGGSPVRVSVRVREKRPRKK
- a CDS encoding site-specific integrase yields the protein MRGTIRNRGTEKRPRWTVYWWATDPSTGRRRQRSKGGFLRKRDAQRHLSEVLAGIADGTYAEPTDKKMTVGGFLVDVWLPAVRTGATRSGTPRRSTTIGQYEAVVRSWIIPAIGGVRLVALVPADVERMLRDLADRGGKGGRPLSGRSCQVAYGVLRQALDHAQRAGYVSRNVAGLVDRPGAVKREMRCWTAAEAQKFLTFVADDPLYVAWALFLARGLRRGEVAGLRWQDVDLDAGTLRIVHTRVSVGGKVETSEPKTAAGRRTIHLDPGLVGLLREHRKHQMEARLACGPHWQETGYVVVRDDGRPPHPEHFSDRFEVLCKAADVPVIRLHDLRHTAVSLALADGTPIKVVQELAGHSSPTITASVYAHSMPGQHEAAGARLSGILGLSGAGA
- a CDS encoding DUF5995 family protein; this encodes MIERPPGGTGAPPSRGRDRVTALLTVVPEDVDGVIGQLEDLQEILEDEYGRRDGVACFNHFYLQITRGIRAQLDDDQVTDRDFLARLDVEFARRYLRVLLTDARGGTPPRAWRVLLERRSYRRIDPVEFAVVGVNAHVNLDLAPAVVRTCTVLGRSTPGPAERADYRTVNDVFALHMNTVVEHFQGWLGDSIDGTIAEQLIGAVADVPLVLAREVAWRQALELWDRRSRPTEYEREVDALDRRTALIGRGLLTLGALR
- a CDS encoding LuxR family transcriptional regulator gives rise to the protein MTDTAARAFHGRAAELELLQSALRGAAEAGASAVLLGGDAGVGKTRLVAEFGRAAAGEGAVVLTGRALDIADAPSFWPVVSALRAYTRTGAGPVAQAFGEALDRLDDTGGGARDRVGMLGELSSLVGRAARTAPVVLAVDDLHWADRSTRDLFAYLLAGLGTEPVLLVGTYRDDPAGGVPAALLPLVSELRRHRTVTFRRIEPLTRAELAELVRVWVPDRPDLEPLVWKHSSGNVFLAEETVRAVLDGDPHGVPQTVRELVRAGTAALTPPARDVVRAVAAGVGDVEHTLLAAVVDRPGAELAAAVRETVEAGLLVVTAGDGYALRHGLMTEVVAGDLLPAERIELHGRYARALAVRAGRPGAAARLAHHWQKAGHPEQALEATVAAAEEAERLRGYAEAHRHWLRAATLPVPGAAAAHGGYLEKAAAAAELAGDHDSAVALLSERLAGPDAPTGLDEAVLRARLGRYLMSAGQAGEAEEAFRRAAAALPEVPSPGEADPSDAARAEVLAGYAAALLERADFAGARTVAQQALAPARRVGEPRAVASVLGVLGFGAAYTRDGEAALEALTEAVDVADSTGDPVTLGECLLRRAELLSGPLNALDDGVAAARAGAERMAQLGLDRTASVSLRALAANALFRKGAWDEAEAEVASAWAAAPAGTPMIELRLARARLRMGRGDLDGSEEDLAAVELVAGSTGLPKLRLPLLTLRAGLEMWRGRPEAAFAYVGTGLDVVESGIDDVWAVAPLVWHGARAHAEAFLAGRAPDASELRRLRRHRRDLISRGERSDPALRGVLATYEAMCAAEDSRITAGADPGTWGEVADLLERLGQPYPTAYARLRSAEALLGGRRASGAAELERAAAGAQALRAAPLLAEIAGVARRARIAVPDIPAAPPATPVPGSSSPVDNPLGTLTDRELEVLEVLAAGATNKEIAATLFIAPKTVGAHLARIFAKLGVTNRTQAAGVLRKHLPQPERVD
- a CDS encoding helix-turn-helix domain-containing protein — its product is MTSTLSASNRIDPQRFLTMAEVAAELRVSRRTIERHVREGTIRAIRLGRLRRVPASEIVRLRASAGSG